One Prosthecochloris marina genomic window carries:
- a CDS encoding ExbD/TolR family protein, with amino-acid sequence MGMVDSPNGESRGRRARQKRKRIGFHIDMTPMVDVAFLLLTFFMLTTTFSRANTMEINIPPEETEVKIAELNVMTVRIVEEGRAYWSIGEAVPQEIAMYDEAESPVLSAGLRKLLREETRKNNKLVIVVKLSGKAKYKNLIDLIDEFNLLKIDRFSLDDFTSEDEAAIVVQRKSEDESREI; translated from the coding sequence ATGGGCATGGTCGATTCACCGAATGGAGAAAGCCGGGGACGTCGAGCGAGACAGAAGCGGAAACGTATCGGCTTCCATATCGACATGACGCCGATGGTAGATGTCGCGTTTCTGCTGTTGACGTTTTTCATGCTGACGACGACGTTCAGCCGGGCGAACACGATGGAGATCAATATCCCGCCGGAAGAAACGGAAGTGAAGATAGCCGAGCTGAATGTGATGACGGTTCGCATAGTCGAAGAAGGACGAGCGTACTGGTCGATAGGCGAAGCAGTGCCGCAAGAGATCGCGATGTATGACGAAGCGGAATCACCGGTGCTGAGTGCCGGGCTGCGAAAGTTGCTGCGGGAAGAAACGCGTAAGAACAATAAGCTGGTGATCGTGGTGAAACTGAGTGGGAAGGCGAAATACAAAAATCTGATCGATCTGATCGATGAGTTCAACCTGCTGAAGATCGATCGATTCAGTCTGGATGACTTCACGTCGGAGGATGAAGCAGCGATAGTGGTGCAGAGAAAGTCGGAAGACGAGAGCAGGGAAATCTAG